In Kangiella koreensis DSM 16069, the DNA window CTCTACTCGTGCAGCAGCTCCGTTTCATATACTCGATCGTGTTTACGAGACAATAATAAAACTTGAGGCCGTGGACGGTAGCATTAATTTGCCAACCTTAAGCATTAACTGGAGTGTTAATAATATTCCTCAGTCAGGCGACCGAACTCAGGGCCAGATCGGCACCTCATTTTATAGTAATGGAGAAATCTATTTGCTGGGAGCGGAAAATACTGATACCGACGAATATGATGGTCATGTAATTATTCACGAATGGGGGCACTATTTCGAAGATAATCTGGCTCGCTCGGACAGCATTGGTGGCTCTCATTCTGGCGGTGACCGACTAGATATGCGAGTTGCATTTGGCGAAGGATTTGGTAATGCCTGGGCAGGTATCGTAACGGACGATCCTTTCTATAGAGACTCCCTTGGTTCAAATCAGTCTCAAGGATTTTCAATCAATGTCGAAAATAACAATGTCTCAAATAAAGGTTGGTTTAATGAAAGCTCTGTACAAGCGATACTGTACGACATTTATGATGGCCTTACTGACGACACAGCAAACCTTGGATTAGCTCCTATTTATGAAGTTCTTATTAATGAGCAAAAAAATACCGAAGCTTTTACTAGTATTTTCAGCTTTATTACTTACCTCAAAGACAATAATCCTGGCCAAACAACCCAAATAAATAGTTTAGTCAACGAACAAAATATAGTCACCAATATGGATATCTGGGGAAGTAACGAGTTAAATAATGGTGGTAATACTAATAACCTTCCGGTTTATGTAACCATAAGCCCTAATAACTCCGCAGTTGAAGTCTGCACTAATACAACCAATGGCAGTGACAGAAACAAGCTGGGTAACCACAGATTTTTGCGTCTGAACATATCAACATCTGGCAGTTACACACTTCGACTTACGCCAAACGCTGCCAATGATGTTGATGCGTATATTTACTCCCGAGGCTCTCTGATCGCCTTTAATCAGGATGGCGGTACGGGCGTGGTCAACGTTACAACAAACCTTCAGTCGGGAATATACGTTGTTGATACCCTCGCTTATGACTCAGGTGGGACAAACATTGCTGCTGCCTGTTATGACGCTCAGCTTATTAGTAACTAACACAAAATTAAGGCACATATTATGAAATCTCTAACTACAATATTAACGTTTATTAGTAGCTTGGTACTGGGTATTTTGTCTCTGTCTGCCTGTGCCAACCAAACTGAAACCAGCAAAACCAGTCATGCTTACCAAAGCCCAGGAAAACCTGGTAACGATATTGCTATCAATTATCGCATAAGCAAGGAGCGCGTCGCTGTTGGTGAAGCTGTTCAAATCCATCTGTCATCGGTGAATAACAAACAAGATGTTATCGCACGACTACAAACTACTGACAAGCTGCTAACAACCAGTAGCAAGGAGCTCACCTTCCAAGCGGAAACCTCGAAGCAGCAATCCGAAGAACTGGTTATTACAGTTATCCCACAAGAAGAAGGCATTCACCTGGTTACTATTTTCGCAAAAGAACTGTCAGTAGCATATGAGAAGCCGATAGCGATTCAGATCGTTGCAGGAGACAAACCTGTCAGTGAATATCTAGAGATTAATGGCAGACTGG includes these proteins:
- a CDS encoding PKD domain-containing protein, whose product is MKIIRGTLIITLLALLAACGGGSDGDSDNQTPTNQSPSASAGADITVSEGELVELNGSGTDSDGTISSYSWSQINGTNVTLSSTNTAATSFTAPATNSSLQITLRLTVTDDDGASDSDDVVITVNTENAPETVTVSGKVTYDNVPHNTSTNGLDYNNTTKDPVRGATIQALQGNSVIASSKTDNNGNYSFNLPSLTDVRIRVRAELTKSGSPSWNTRVVDNTNSKALYVLDSAIFSTGASNQTLNLNAASGWGGSSYTSTRAAAPFHILDRVYETIIKLEAVDGSINLPTLSINWSVNNIPQSGDRTQGQIGTSFYSNGEIYLLGAENTDTDEYDGHVIIHEWGHYFEDNLARSDSIGGSHSGGDRLDMRVAFGEGFGNAWAGIVTDDPFYRDSLGSNQSQGFSINVENNNVSNKGWFNESSVQAILYDIYDGLTDDTANLGLAPIYEVLINEQKNTEAFTSIFSFITYLKDNNPGQTTQINSLVNEQNIVTNMDIWGSNELNNGGNTNNLPVYVTISPNNSAVEVCTNTTNGSDRNKLGNHRFLRLNISTSGSYTLRLTPNAANDVDAYIYSRGSLIAFNQDGGTGVVNVTTNLQSGIYVVDTLAYDSGGTNIAAACYDAQLISN